CCACCCTGGTCGATAGCAACATCAACAATGACTGAATTCTCCGGCATCATTTTTACCATATCTTCAGTAATTACCTTAGGAGCAGTTGCACCAGGGATCAGGGCAGCTCCAATTACTGCATCAGCATCTTTAATTTCCTGTTCGATGTTATTTTGATTAGAGACGAGGAAGTTAACATTCTTGGGCATAATGTCGTCTAAATATTTTAAACGATCCAGGTTGATATCTAGGATTGTCACATTGGCACCGATGCCCGCGGTAACTTTAGCAGCATTGGTACCAACTGTTCCTCCACCAATAACAACTACCTTGGCTGGCTTTACTCCAGTTACACCACCCATTAAAACACCACGGCCTCCATAGGGTAGTGCTAAATAATAGGCAGCGATATGACCAGCCATTTTTCCGGCAACCTCGCTCATGGGAGACAACAGTGGTAAATATCTATTTTGAGTTTCTACTGTCTCATAAGCAATACATATACTATTACTATCTATCATTCCTTGAGTTAATTCCCGTGATGCGGCAAAATGGAAATAGGTAAATACAATTTGTCCAGGCTTGATCATTGGATATTCAACGGGCATAGGTTCTTTGACCTTCATAATCATGTCAGATTGTCCAAAAACTTTCTCGGCTGTATCTTGAATAGACGCACCGGCATCACTATATTCCCTGTCAGATATTCCGCTTCCTAATCCCGCTGCTTTTTGGACTAATACTTTATGGCCTGATTGCGTAAATGCTCTGACACCTGCTGGAGTAATAGCAACCCGGTTTTCATTATTTTTTATCTCTTTAGGTATTCCTATAATCATTATAGATCAAATCCTCCTTCTAAAACTATGGATGAGGGTTTACAATATGTCAATACCCTCATCCATAAAATAAAAAAATCTAAATTTTTAACATTTCGGGATTAGAAAAGTATTCTTTAACCTGTTCGGCCATAACTCCGCTTAAGAATAATAGTCCTATCAAATTTGGGATAGCCATAGCACCATTTAAGGCATCTGTAAGTAGCCACACAAATGGCACTTCGACAACTGAGCCAAGAAAAGCAACAATAACAAAAAGCCAGGCATATGGCATAACCACAGAAGGACCAAGAATAAAACGGGAACATTGTTGACCATAATAACACCAGGTTATAATAGTAGAAAAACCGAATAATAATGAACCCAGGGCTACAATAGGTCCACCTATACCTCCTAATACGGTTCCAAAGGCATGAGCGGTTAGTTGGGTACTTGTGTATCCTGTTCCCAATGAATCAGTTAGAAGAATGACCAGGGCAGTCATAGAACAGATAATAAGGGTATCAATCATTACATCAATCATGGCGATTGAACCCTGTCTTACAGGGTGCTTTGTCCTGGCGACAGCATTGGCGATACTTCCGCTTCCTAATCCTGCTTCATTAGAGAAGATGCCCCGTGCAACACCAAAGCGCATTGCCTGAGCGACTGTCGCACCGGCAAACCCTCCAAAAGCAGCTTTACCGGAAAAGGCACTTCTAAATATTTCTCCAATTGCCCAGGGAACCATATTTATTCTGGAAATAATAACAATTAAGGCACCAATAATGTAAAAAAGTGCCATAAACGGGACCAGGTACTCTGTTACAGAACCAATTCGTTTTATTCCTCCAACGACAACCAGCCAGAGAAGTACTGCCAGGACAATTCCAGTTATAATCTGTGGAATACCAAAAACACTGTTTCCAACCAAAGCCATGGAGTTGGTCTGCACCATATCGCCAATTCCAAAGGCAGCCAGGGCACCGAATAAGGCAAAAATCCATCCCAGCCATTTTTGCCCCAACCCTCTTTCTATGAAATACATTGTGCCACCAGCCAGGGCACCGTCTTTATCTTTAATTCTATATTTTACACCTAATGTAGCCTCACATAGCTTTGTTGCCATACCAACCAACGCGATAATCCACATCCACAAGACAGCCCCAGGACCACCTGCCGCAATAGCAGTTGCAACACCAGCAATATTACCATTTCCTACAGTTGCTGCAAGGGTCGCCGTTAGGGCTTGAAAGGGTGTAATTTCTCCTTCATCCTGCTCACTCTGATCTTTTCTTGTAAGACCGTTGAAAATTAATTTCCAGCCATGTCCGGAATGCTTAAATTGAGGGAAACCTAAGCGAATTGTTAAGAAAAGACCCGTACCCGCTAAAATAATTAACATAGGGGGACCCCAGACAAAATCGTCAACAATTGTGAGAAAGTTCATAATTGCAGTCATATTTTGAACCTCCTAATATCTTTAATATTATTAACCCAACCTTGTTATTGTGATAATTGTTTTAAAAATATTTACCACCTCATTTCTAGATGATTAAAAGCAAAACTCCTTTCATTTAATAATATTTTAACTGTGTTGACATGTTTAAAATTGTATAACTTTTTAAATTGAAAGTCTCTAAATATAAGTATAATAATATTGATTTACATATTCTTGGTATTAAATGAACCGTTAACGGTATATTTCTTAGAAAAAATAAGCTATTTAAAAGTTTACATATTATATGATAAGAAATCTATTGGAAATGGAAAAGTAGTACTATTTTAAAAAAAATATTATTTAAATTATTATATTTATAGTATGATAGGCATAATATAATGGTATCTGGTAAGCAATTTTGGATAATATTAGTTCTCATATTTTTAAAGAGCGACGATAAGATACAAAAATGTTACCCCCCCCGGCTTTTAATGGGAGGGGTAAGTTGATTAAAAAACTTATCTTTTATTAACCGGTAGCAAAAAGGGTATATTTACTACTTCAGCTGCAACAGGTCGGTTTCTGATTATGACATTTATCTTAGTACCTATTTCTGAATATACCTTATCTATTAATGCCATTGCATAAACTTTCTTTAAAGAAGGGCAATAATTGCCTGAAGTAATATATCCTATTTTTTTGTTGTTATACCATACTTCCATCCCATGACGTGGTATGCCTCCTTGAGGTACAGAAAGTCCGACTAATTTTCGTTTAGTTCCTTCTTGTTGAACTTTAAGCAAAGATTCTTTACCGATAAAATCTTTCTTATTAAGTTTAACAGTCCAGTCTTGCCCGCTTTCCAGAGGATTTATTGTTTCATCAATTTCATTACCATAAAGCCAATAACCTACTTCAAAACGTGTGGTGTCTCTTGAGCCTAATCCACAGGGCTTTATATCGTATTTAATGCCTTCTTCAAGTGAGTTATTCCAGATATCGATGATGTCTGAGCTATTAGTTGTGTAAATTTCAAAACCATCTTCCCCGGTATAGCCAGTTCTAGAAATTAAAACTTCTTTCCCGAAAAGAATTCCATAAATAAA
The sequence above is a segment of the Atribacterota bacterium genome. Coding sequences within it:
- the gcvT gene encoding glycine cleavage system aminomethyltransferase GcvT — protein: MTDNNNNNELLLTPLHQEHIKLNARMIPFDGFDMPVQYSSIIEEHLTVRQKVGIFDVCHMGEIEIKGKDALPFVDYLLTNKITNIKDGYIKYSPMCYPHGGQVDDLFVYKISNRFILLVVNASPGYSEKDMNWIKEQSTGFDVKITNKSKEYGEVAIQGPLAEKLLNPFFKSDIFLSDLKRFQFIYGILFGKEVLISRTGYTGEDGFEIYTTNSSDIIDIWNNSLEEGIKYDIKPCGLGSRDTTRFEVGYWLYGNEIDETINPLESGQDWTVKLNKKDFIGKESLLKVQQEGTKRKLVGLSVPQGGIPRHGMEVWYNNKKIGYITSGNYCPSLKKVYAMALIDKVYSEIGTKINVIIRNRPVAAEVVNIPFLLPVNKR
- a CDS encoding sodium:alanine symporter family protein, which gives rise to MTAIMNFLTIVDDFVWGPPMLIILAGTGLFLTIRLGFPQFKHSGHGWKLIFNGLTRKDQSEQDEGEITPFQALTATLAATVGNGNIAGVATAIAAGGPGAVLWMWIIALVGMATKLCEATLGVKYRIKDKDGALAGGTMYFIERGLGQKWLGWIFALFGALAAFGIGDMVQTNSMALVGNSVFGIPQIITGIVLAVLLWLVVVGGIKRIGSVTEYLVPFMALFYIIGALIVIISRINMVPWAIGEIFRSAFSGKAAFGGFAGATVAQAMRFGVARGIFSNEAGLGSGSIANAVARTKHPVRQGSIAMIDVMIDTLIICSMTALVILLTDSLGTGYTSTQLTAHAFGTVLGGIGGPIVALGSLLFGFSTIITWCYYGQQCSRFILGPSVVMPYAWLFVIVAFLGSVVEVPFVWLLTDALNGAMAIPNLIGLLFLSGVMAEQVKEYFSNPEMLKI
- a CDS encoding alanine dehydrogenase, encoding MIIGIPKEIKNNENRVAITPAGVRAFTQSGHKVLVQKAAGLGSGISDREYSDAGASIQDTAEKVFGQSDMIMKVKEPMPVEYPMIKPGQIVFTYFHFAASRELTQGMIDSNSICIAYETVETQNRYLPLLSPMSEVAGKMAGHIAAYYLALPYGGRGVLMGGVTGVKPAKVVVIGGGTVGTNAAKVTAGIGANVTILDINLDRLKYLDDIMPKNVNFLVSNQNNIEQEIKDADAVIGAALIPGATAPKVITEDMVKMMPENSVIVDVAIDQGG